Proteins co-encoded in one Setaria viridis chromosome 9, Setaria_viridis_v4.0, whole genome shotgun sequence genomic window:
- the LOC117839997 gene encoding probable glucan 1,3-beta-glucosidase A — MGSVALLLLVCSSWLVSMAAAAPGPPIRAVNLGGWLVTEGWIMPSLFDNVPNKDLLDGTQLQIKSTTQNRYLVADQGGASAILADRIQASSWETFRLWRINETTFNFRVYGGQFWGVDSNGALVATATTPGPSETFQIVRRDSDKTRVRIRAPNGLFLQAKTMASVTADPAGEYTDWSDNDPSVFLVNNVGNLYGEYQICNGYGIARATQVLRSHWDTFITEDDFKFIALCGLNAVRIPVGWWIASDPNPPLPFVGGSLQALDNAFRWARNYNIGVIVDLHAAPGSQNPYDHSATRDGSQEWGTTDANIAQTVQVIEFLVSRYANNTALLAVELLNEPLAPGTTLPSLTKYYQDGYNAVRRYTPTAYVIMSNRLQIADQKELLQFASGFPGAVLDVHYYNLFDSKFENLTVEQNIDFVRNNRSADLATITNQNGRPLTFVGEWSAAWGVQGANPTDYQRFARVQQDVYGNATFGWAYWTLQNVNAVWNMTFMIQNGIITLK, encoded by the exons ATGGGCAGCGTCgcgcttctcctcctcgtctGCTCGTCCTGGCTCGTGAgcatggccgcggcggcgccagggcCGCCAATCCGGGCGGTGAACCTCGGCGGTTGGCTCGTGACGGAGGGCTGGATAATGCCGTCCCTCTTCGACAACGTTCCCAACAAGGACCTCCTG GATGGCACCCAGCTCCAGATCAAGTCGACCACCCAGAACAGGTACCTCGTCGCCGATCAGGGCGGCGCCTCGGCCATCCTGGCCGACCGGATTCAGGCGTCCAGCTGGGAGACCTTCAGG CTGTGGAGGATCAACGAGACGACGTTCAACTTCAGGGTGTACGGCGGTCAATTCTGGGGAGTAGACAGCAACGGCGCCCTCGTGGCGACGGCCACCACGCCGGGGCCATCGGAGACGTTCCAGATCGTGCGCCGAGACAGCGACAAGACCCGGGTGCGCATCAGGGCACCAAATGGGCTCTTCTTGCAG GCGAAGACCATGGCATCTGTAACAGCGGACCCTGCTGGCGAGTACACAGACTGGAGTGACAATGATCCATCAGTTTTTTTAGTAAATAATGTCGGCAACTTGTACGGGGAGTACCAGATATGCAATGGCTATGGCATAGCAAGAGCAACGCAGGTGCTCAGG AGTCACTGGGACACATTCATAACTGAGGATGACTTCAAGTTCATCGCGTTATGTGGGCTCAACGCAGTGAGAATCCCTGTTGGATGGTGGATTGCCAGTGATCCAAACCCTCCTCTTCCTTTCGTTGGAGGCTCTCTCCAAGCATTGGATAATGCATTCAGATGGGCACG GAACTACAACATTGGTGTTATTGTGGATTTGCACGCTGCACCGGGGTCACAAAATCCATATGATCACAGCGCGACCAGAGACGGCTCGCAGGAGTGGGGCACCACCGATGCAAACATCGCCCAAACCGTGCAAGTCATCGAGTTCCTTGTGTCGAG GTACGCGAACAACACAGCCCTCCTGGCCGTCGAGCTGCTCAACGAGCCGTTGGCGCCGGGCACAACCTTGCCTAGCCTGACCAAATACTACCAGGATGGCTACAACGCCGTGCGCCGGTACACGCCGACAGCCTACGTGATCATGTCTAACAGGCTACAGATAGCAGACCAAAAAGAGCTCCTCCAGTTCGCCAGTGGCTTCCCGGGCGCCGTCCTAGACGTGCACTACTATAACCTGTTCGATAGCAAGTTCGAAAACCTCACGGTAGAGCAGAACATCGACTTCGTGCGGAACAACCGCTCCGCTGACCTCGCCACCATCACAAACCAGAATGGGCGCCCTCTCACTTTTGTGG GAGAATGGTCGGCTGCGTGGGGAGTGCAAGGTGCAAACCCGACGGACTACCAGAGGTTTGCGCGAGTCCAGCAAGATGTTTACGGGAATGCTACCTTTGGATGGGCCTACTGGACGCTTCAGAATGTCAATGCAGTCTGGAACATGACGTTTATGATTCAGAATGGAATCATCACGCTGAAATAA